A section of the Sphaerodactylus townsendi isolate TG3544 linkage group LG11, MPM_Stown_v2.3, whole genome shotgun sequence genome encodes:
- the RPL14 gene encoding 60S ribosomal protein L14 — protein sequence MVFKRYVEIGRVAYISFGPHAGKLVAIVDVIDQNRALVDGPCSGVRRQALPFKCMQLTDFVLKFPHSARQKYVRAAWEKENINEKWKATRWAQKIEARQKKAKMSDFDRYKVMKAKKMRNRIIKHEVKKLQKAAAPPKKA from the exons ATG GTGTTCAAACGCTATGTGGAGATTGGTCGAGTGGCCTATATTTCCTTTGGACCACATGCTGGCAAACTGGTAGCAATTGTGGATGTTATCGATCAGAACAGG GCATTAGTTGATGGTCCCTGCAGTGGTGTCAGACGGCAGGCTTTGCCGTTCAAGTGCATGCAGCTAACTGATTTCGTTCTCAAGTTTCCTCACAG TGCTCGCCAGAAGTACGTGCGTGCTGCCTGGGAGAAGGAAAACATTAATGAGAAATGGAAAGCCACAAGATGGGCTCAAAAAATTGAAGCCAGGCAGAAG AAAGCCAAGATGTCAGATTTTGATCGTTATAAGGTCATGAAGGCCAAGAAAATG AGAAACAGGATTATCAAGCATGAAGTCAAGAAGCTCCAGaaggctgctgctcctcccaaaaAAGCATAA